A DNA window from Thermogemmatispora onikobensis contains the following coding sequences:
- a CDS encoding MarC family protein, translating to MVFTTRAFVTFFTIIDPVGLAPVFIALTAHLNEAQRRIVITRAILISAAIIAFFAFVGRFLLDRLGITLYAFNMAGGALLFLVAVEMLFGRSSGTRRTAAEEEEAMTREDISVFPLAIPMIAGPGTIATTILYVDQALPDPFKLFSVAAAIATSLVAAWIVMRHSAWIMEHIGRTGILVLSRILGILLAALAIQFILNGMLTFIHTSGLLR from the coding sequence GTGGTCTTTACAACACGTGCCTTTGTAACTTTTTTTACGATCATCGATCCTGTCGGGTTAGCACCCGTCTTCATTGCGCTGACGGCCCACCTCAATGAGGCCCAGCGCCGCATAGTGATCACCCGCGCCATCTTAATTAGCGCAGCCATCATTGCCTTTTTCGCATTTGTTGGCCGCTTCCTACTGGATAGATTAGGGATTACCCTCTACGCCTTCAACATGGCAGGAGGAGCCTTGCTCTTCCTCGTCGCAGTGGAGATGCTTTTTGGGCGATCTTCGGGAACACGCCGCACTGCCGCCGAAGAGGAAGAAGCCATGACGCGCGAGGACATTAGTGTCTTTCCTCTTGCCATTCCGATGATTGCCGGCCCGGGGACGATCGCCACCACCATTCTCTACGTCGATCAGGCGCTGCCCGACCCTTTCAAACTGTTCTCTGTGGCCGCCGCCATTGCCACCTCCTTGGTGGCGGCCTGGATTGTTATGCGTCACAGCGCCTGGATCATGGAGCACATTGGGCGAACCGGGATTCTGGTCCTTTCGCGCATCCTCGGCATCTTGCTGGCAGCGCTCGCCATCCAGTTCATCCTGAATGGAATGCTAACCTTCATCCACACCAGCGGTCTGCTGCGATGA
- a CDS encoding MFS transporter: MSLLVDYVRQFTRLQRNARLYLISNALSGVSLGILLLLYNLYLDALGYRADFIGAVQFAATVGAGLAIFPAGLCVDRLGGKTVLIVASLLIGLLGAGQILFRQALPLLITAFLAGIVSAALLVVNAPYLTQNSLPAERSHLFSLNLVVTLVTSVAGRLLGGALPVWFRQLPWFMGPLPFPLNGLLAPQAGARAYQLALIGAGLLAIPSLIPLFLLDPDPRPLSKPAAGGRLRSLLTGGVGGLVPRRVRSSWRRWLDWKLWRRWLGSALVLLTLEQGLIGFGAGLFIPYFNLFFVRHLGASSWQFGLIDGGATALTAGATLLAPWLAARLGKARAVVATQALSLPLMLVLGFSPSLLLAALLYPLRQGAMDMTMGVLQAFSMEVVPAQWRGLANSSYQAAYWIAYSLSTPIGGVVIVQQGYSAIFVLAAISYALAILVLWQGFGRDPQERTEGEAGMNPSDRGAAEAEARLR; this comes from the coding sequence ATGTCTCTCCTCGTTGACTACGTACGTCAGTTTACCCGTTTGCAGCGGAATGCTCGCCTCTATCTGATCAGCAACGCGCTCAGCGGGGTTTCGCTTGGCATTCTGCTGCTGCTATATAATCTCTATCTCGATGCCCTGGGCTACCGCGCTGACTTCATTGGGGCCGTCCAATTTGCGGCTACCGTCGGGGCGGGTCTGGCTATCTTTCCCGCTGGCCTCTGTGTTGACCGTTTAGGCGGCAAGACAGTCCTGATCGTAGCCAGTCTCCTGATTGGTCTGCTGGGGGCTGGCCAGATCCTCTTTCGGCAGGCCCTGCCTTTGCTCATTACCGCTTTCCTGGCGGGAATAGTCAGCGCGGCCCTGCTCGTCGTCAATGCTCCCTATCTGACTCAGAACAGCTTGCCGGCAGAACGCTCCCATCTCTTCAGCCTCAATCTGGTCGTGACGCTGGTGACCTCGGTCGCCGGGCGTTTGCTCGGGGGAGCGCTGCCCGTCTGGTTTCGTCAGCTACCCTGGTTCATGGGGCCGCTCCCGTTCCCTCTCAATGGACTGCTCGCGCCTCAAGCGGGGGCCCGAGCCTATCAGCTGGCCCTTATTGGGGCTGGCCTGCTGGCGATCCCCAGCCTCATCCCCCTCTTTCTGCTCGATCCTGATCCGCGGCCTCTCTCAAAGCCAGCCGCTGGTGGAAGGCTCAGGTCTCTGCTGACCGGGGGTGTTGGCGGTCTCGTACCTCGTAGAGTCAGGTCCAGCTGGCGACGCTGGCTCGACTGGAAGCTCTGGAGGCGCTGGTTGGGCAGTGCCCTGGTGCTGCTCACGCTGGAGCAGGGGCTGATTGGCTTCGGGGCTGGTCTCTTTATTCCCTACTTCAATCTCTTTTTTGTGCGTCATCTGGGGGCCAGTTCCTGGCAATTTGGTCTCATCGATGGGGGGGCCACCGCTCTCACCGCGGGCGCCACTCTTCTCGCCCCCTGGCTAGCGGCGCGCCTGGGCAAGGCGCGAGCCGTAGTCGCGACGCAGGCGCTCAGTCTGCCGCTCATGCTGGTTCTGGGCTTCAGTCCTTCCCTGTTGCTGGCGGCCCTGCTCTATCCACTGCGTCAGGGGGCGATGGACATGACAATGGGTGTGTTGCAGGCTTTCTCAATGGAGGTTGTGCCGGCGCAATGGCGTGGGCTGGCCAACAGCAGCTACCAGGCTGCCTATTGGATCGCCTACTCCTTGTCGACTCCCATCGGAGGGGTTGTCATCGTTCAGCAGGGCTATTCGGCGATCTTTGTGCTGGCGGCCATCAGCTATGCCCTTGCCATCCTCGTCCTCTGGCAAGGTTTTGGGCGTGACCCGCAAGAGAGAACAGAAGGAGAGGCCGGGATGAATCCGTCTGATCGGGGAGCAGCCGAAGCTGAGGCCCGGCTGCGCTGA
- the tatC gene encoding twin-arginine translocase subunit TatC: MATGNLPQPDLMPDLNETFRFEEEEDDGASMTLVEHLEELRWRIFKSLIAVVVGAVVAFIFREPILRFLTLPLPTLTAGLRLGPHGELAGKGLITIGLAEGFTVFLKVSIAVGILLAMPVILYQAWAFIAPGLYRHEKRAALPFLIMGSLLFVAGIALGFVVLQYPVQWLIAFSSGDFVELVSADSYFTFVAFFLLAFGIVFEIPLVLTFLAKLGLVSAETLKRRRAASHVGLWIASTFLTPGADFYSPIILGVTMSCLYELTILLIRFMVRPSKVGA; encoded by the coding sequence ATGGCTACGGGGAACTTACCACAACCTGACCTGATGCCCGATCTGAATGAGACCTTCCGCTTTGAGGAGGAAGAGGACGATGGCGCCTCCATGACGCTCGTTGAGCATCTGGAGGAGCTGCGTTGGCGCATTTTTAAGTCGCTGATCGCGGTCGTCGTTGGAGCGGTCGTCGCCTTTATCTTCCGCGAACCGATTCTGCGTTTCCTGACCTTGCCGCTGCCAACGCTGACGGCTGGCCTGCGCCTCGGCCCTCACGGCGAGCTGGCAGGCAAGGGTTTGATCACTATCGGTCTGGCCGAGGGCTTCACGGTCTTTCTCAAGGTCTCGATCGCGGTTGGCATCTTGCTGGCGATGCCGGTGATCCTTTATCAAGCCTGGGCTTTTATCGCCCCCGGTCTCTATCGCCACGAGAAAAGGGCCGCCCTGCCTTTCTTGATCATGGGCAGCCTCCTCTTCGTGGCTGGTATTGCCCTCGGCTTCGTGGTCCTGCAGTACCCGGTTCAATGGTTGATCGCTTTCTCGTCCGGCGATTTTGTGGAGCTGGTTTCGGCAGACAGCTACTTTACGTTCGTGGCCTTCTTCTTGCTGGCCTTCGGGATCGTTTTTGAGATTCCTCTGGTGCTGACCTTCCTGGCCAAGCTCGGTCTGGTCAGCGCCGAAACGTTGAAGCGTCGCCGCGCTGCCTCCCACGTCGGACTGTGGATCGCCTCGACCTTTTTAACCCCCGGGGCCGACTTCTATAGCCCGATCATCCTGGGGGTGACAATGTCTTGTCTCTACGAGCTGACCATTCTACTGATCCGCTTTATGGTCCGTCCCAGTAAGGTTGGCGCCTGA
- the tatA gene encoding Sec-independent protein translocase subunit TatA/TatB, with the protein MVPGFHGLDLVVILIVALLIFGPKRLPEMGSAIGKSIKEFRKGMSDLTKDKDEHDPLDEPFSPSYAARNNLNRLSSGSSLRQDPLFEPTPELVHEMQPQSAQGQASPASTSKTEPASSESRQKAE; encoded by the coding sequence ATGGTCCCCGGATTCCACGGTCTCGATCTGGTCGTCATTCTGATCGTCGCCCTGCTGATCTTCGGCCCCAAGCGCCTGCCCGAAATGGGTTCGGCCATCGGCAAGAGTATCAAGGAGTTTCGGAAGGGGATGAGCGATCTCACAAAGGACAAGGATGAGCATGATCCTCTAGATGAGCCTTTCTCCCCTTCCTACGCCGCGCGCAATAATTTGAACCGCCTGAGCAGCGGCAGTAGCCTGCGACAGGACCCGCTCTTTGAGCCAACTCCCGAGCTGGTTCACGAGATGCAGCCTCAGTCAGCCCAGGGCCAGGCTTCTCCCGCCAGTACCAGTAAGACGGAACCGGCCAGCAGCGAGAGCAGGCAGAAGGCTGAATGA
- a CDS encoding RNA polymerase sigma factor — MVPAAQAVEALIQQYGKLVFHTIYGLTGDWEESQDLTQDTFQQALKSIEAARASSGPHFNARAWLLKIALNTVRMQERRKRLFRFVPFSSLGNQSRRDQESEGERLTEDLAAQAAPVQPDGYGAAPGSDPGDLIAERDAVQRTLQRLPEPLRVCLLLSVVGDFSSAEIAQMLDVSEPAVRQRLVRARRQFQQLYALERADGPRRRPDLAPACQSGDAPGAPAPSPRATSEEATPLQSEQTLHIGDAASEERPERLASGPPWYNGRRYAAFGLC; from the coding sequence ATGGTACCCGCGGCCCAGGCCGTTGAGGCGCTGATCCAGCAGTACGGCAAGTTGGTCTTCCATACAATCTATGGCCTGACCGGCGATTGGGAGGAAAGCCAGGACCTCACTCAGGATACTTTTCAACAGGCGCTGAAAAGTATCGAGGCCGCCCGCGCTTCCAGCGGCCCCCACTTTAATGCCCGTGCCTGGCTGCTGAAGATCGCTCTCAATACGGTCCGTATGCAGGAGCGCCGCAAGCGCCTCTTCCGCTTTGTACCTTTCTCCTCGCTCGGCAACCAGAGCCGACGCGATCAGGAGTCAGAGGGCGAACGCTTAACAGAGGATCTCGCGGCCCAGGCGGCTCCCGTCCAGCCCGATGGCTATGGGGCCGCACCCGGCTCCGACCCTGGTGACCTGATCGCCGAACGCGATGCCGTCCAACGAACATTGCAGCGCCTGCCGGAGCCACTGCGGGTCTGCCTCCTGCTTTCAGTGGTGGGCGATTTCTCTAGCGCAGAGATCGCTCAGATGCTGGACGTGAGCGAGCCGGCGGTTCGTCAGCGCCTGGTACGCGCTCGCCGGCAGTTCCAGCAGCTCTACGCCCTGGAGCGCGCCGATGGCCCGCGTCGCCGACCCGATCTCGCTCCCGCTTGCCAGTCCGGCGACGCGCCCGGAGCACCAGCTCCCTCCCCGCGCGCAACCAGCGAGGAGGCGACGCCACTCCAGTCCGAGCAGACGCTTCACATAGGAGATGCTGCCAGTGAGGAGAGACCTGAGCGGCTGGCCTCCGGTCCTCCCTGGTACAATGGGAGACGCTATGCAGCCTTTGGACTCTGTTGA
- the acpP gene encoding acyl carrier protein, whose amino-acid sequence MASGSGSGSGSVAERLKRIIVEQLGVDESEVVPSASFVEDLNADSLDLVELIMSLEEEFKLQISDEDAEKITTVGEAQEYIEEHLR is encoded by the coding sequence ATGGCTTCTGGCTCTGGCTCCGGCTCCGGCTCCGTCGCCGAGCGTTTGAAGCGGATCATCGTTGAGCAGCTCGGCGTCGATGAGAGCGAGGTGGTCCCCAGCGCCTCTTTCGTCGAGGATCTCAACGCGGACTCCCTGGATCTGGTGGAGCTGATCATGTCTCTGGAAGAGGAGTTTAAGCTCCAGATCTCAGATGAGGACGCCGAGAAGATCACGACGGTGGGTGAGGCCCAGGAATATATTGAGGAACATCTGCGCTAA
- the nusB gene encoding transcription antitermination factor NusB — protein MPLGIRRQARMVALQALYEFDTVQHPPVEVVRRHAQERNLHPRVVDYALELVEGTCAHLETIDAQIQSAAREWPLSQMARIDKNILRLAIYEILFNNTVPAKAAINEAVELAKLFGSDSSSRFVNGVLGTIFARAQQQQPTPTAESEVTS, from the coding sequence ATGCCGCTAGGGATACGCAGACAGGCCCGAATGGTCGCGCTGCAGGCGCTCTATGAGTTCGATACAGTACAGCACCCCCCGGTCGAGGTGGTGCGGCGCCATGCCCAGGAGCGCAATCTGCATCCCCGGGTGGTGGATTATGCCCTTGAGCTGGTTGAGGGCACCTGCGCCCACCTGGAGACGATCGATGCGCAGATCCAGAGCGCTGCACGCGAATGGCCGCTTTCACAAATGGCTCGCATCGATAAAAATATCCTCAGACTTGCAATCTATGAGATTCTGTTTAATAATACGGTACCAGCAAAGGCAGCCATTAACGAGGCAGTCGAATTAGCCAAGCTGTTTGGCAGCGACTCATCAAGCCGCTTCGTCAATGGCGTCCTTGGCACAATATTTGCACGGGCACAGCAACAGCAGCCCACTCCAACAGCGGAAAGCGAGGTGACATCCTAA
- a CDS encoding Asp23/Gls24 family envelope stress response protein, translating to MTNEPPGVVRVARQVLTTIVSNAALGVAGVVRLARGSERWPAFAGREVPRQGVALTVKDNTVSVDLYLVVASGVNVVEVATAVQEEVAAALEHMVGMQVREINVYIQDVA from the coding sequence ATGACCAATGAGCCTCCAGGCGTGGTGCGCGTCGCCCGCCAGGTTCTGACTACTATCGTCTCAAATGCCGCGCTAGGGGTGGCCGGCGTGGTCCGCCTGGCCCGCGGTAGTGAGCGCTGGCCGGCTTTTGCCGGTCGCGAGGTCCCGCGCCAGGGTGTGGCTCTGACGGTCAAGGACAATACCGTGAGCGTCGACCTTTACCTGGTCGTGGCCTCCGGCGTCAACGTCGTCGAGGTCGCCACCGCGGTCCAGGAAGAGGTGGCCGCCGCCTTGGAGCATATGGTCGGGATGCAGGTGCGTGAGATCAATGTCTACATCCAGGACGTGGCTTAA
- the fabD gene encoding ACP S-malonyltransferase — protein MTAQGIAFLFPGQGSQTVGMGADIYEQSPAARQVFERADQALGLALSTLCFQGPEEQLRETINAQPAIVTVSLALLAALQERLAPQSSQSSWSSPLTPTFTAGHSVGEYAALVAAGALDLEDAVRLVRERGRLMHHEGGACPGGMAAVIGLDEATLQEICQEASQEATRQGEAAQSQASHPGWGKVSVANLNAPGQIVISGEQHALALAMERAKARGAKRVIPLAVSGAFHSPVMEPAAAGLAQVLTTTPLHNAAIPIISNIEARPLTDAEALRQELARQVVAPVQWIRSIEYLATAGVSIYLEIGPGSVLTGLVKRIVRDATTVSISNASELDKAVTALREQGLLQL, from the coding sequence ATGACAGCACAAGGCATAGCTTTCCTCTTTCCTGGACAGGGCAGTCAGACGGTGGGCATGGGGGCCGATATTTATGAGCAGTCTCCTGCGGCCCGCCAGGTGTTTGAGCGGGCCGACCAGGCTCTGGGCCTGGCTCTCAGTACCCTCTGCTTCCAGGGACCGGAAGAGCAGCTACGTGAGACGATTAACGCCCAACCCGCAATTGTCACTGTCAGCCTCGCCCTCCTGGCCGCCCTGCAGGAGCGGCTTGCCCCCCAGTCTAGCCAGTCGTCCTGGTCGTCCCCTTTGACCCCCACCTTCACCGCCGGCCACAGCGTTGGAGAATATGCCGCCCTCGTCGCCGCTGGCGCCCTCGACCTGGAGGACGCCGTGCGCCTGGTGCGGGAGCGGGGACGTCTGATGCACCACGAAGGGGGCGCCTGCCCGGGCGGAATGGCGGCAGTGATCGGCCTGGATGAGGCCACGCTCCAGGAGATCTGCCAGGAGGCCAGTCAGGAGGCCACACGGCAAGGAGAAGCGGCCCAGTCTCAGGCCAGTCATCCCGGTTGGGGCAAGGTGAGCGTGGCCAACCTCAACGCCCCCGGCCAGATCGTCATCTCCGGTGAGCAGCACGCCCTCGCTTTGGCAATGGAGCGAGCTAAGGCGCGCGGCGCCAAACGGGTCATTCCCCTGGCAGTCAGTGGCGCCTTCCATTCCCCAGTCATGGAGCCCGCTGCCGCCGGTTTAGCTCAGGTACTGACCACGACTCCGCTGCACAACGCGGCCATTCCGATTATCAGCAATATCGAGGCGCGCCCGCTGACCGATGCAGAGGCCCTGCGCCAGGAGCTGGCGCGGCAGGTTGTCGCCCCCGTGCAGTGGATTCGCAGCATCGAGTACCTGGCCACTGCCGGAGTCAGCATCTATCTGGAGATCGGCCCCGGCTCGGTGCTGACCGGCCTGGTCAAACGCATCGTTCGCGACGCTACCACTGTGTCCATCAGTAACGCCAGCGAACTGGACAAAGCGGTGACCGCCTTGCGTGAGCAAGGGCTGCTCCAGCTCTGA
- the rpmF gene encoding 50S ribosomal protein L32, translating into MGALPKQRVSHARKGERRAHFHLKLPQLVLCPQCRSPRLAHHACPKCGTYRGRQVFWPKERKH; encoded by the coding sequence ATGGGCGCATTACCAAAACAGCGAGTTTCCCATGCGCGTAAGGGCGAGAGGCGCGCGCATTTCCACTTGAAGCTGCCTCAGCTGGTGCTCTGCCCACAGTGCCGCTCGCCGCGGCTCGCCCACCACGCATGTCCTAAGTGCGGCACCTACCGCGGTCGCCAGGTCTTCTGGCCGAAGGAGCGCAAGCATTAG
- a CDS encoding YceD family protein encodes MQYNVAQLLKASIGTAFQADIHEEDVQLDSDLKVLGAINGHVRMRRTDYGLLVDGWVDLILPMVCDRCLKPFEQPMHITFEELFYPTIDVTSGVPVPPPLGEDEGFPIDEHHHLDLSEAVRQHLLLELPMRALCREDCPGLCPQCGHDLSLGPCQCQPEIDPRWGTLAELLQQRLPSQA; translated from the coding sequence ATGCAGTACAACGTGGCGCAACTGCTGAAGGCGTCCATCGGGACCGCCTTCCAGGCAGATATTCATGAAGAAGATGTTCAGCTGGATAGCGATCTCAAGGTACTCGGCGCTATCAACGGCCACGTCCGCATGCGACGCACCGACTACGGGTTGCTGGTCGATGGCTGGGTGGATCTGATCCTCCCGATGGTTTGCGACCGCTGCTTGAAGCCCTTTGAGCAGCCCATGCATATCACCTTCGAGGAGCTGTTTTATCCTACCATCGATGTCACCAGCGGTGTGCCTGTTCCCCCACCTCTGGGTGAGGACGAGGGCTTTCCGATTGACGAGCACCATCACCTTGACTTGAGCGAAGCCGTGCGCCAGCACCTGCTGCTGGAGCTGCCCATGCGCGCGCTCTGCCGCGAGGATTGCCCGGGCCTCTGCCCGCAGTGCGGCCACGATCTGAGTCTGGGACCCTGCCAGTGCCAGCCGGAGATCGATCCGCGCTGGGGCACGCTGGCCGAGCTGTTGCAACAGCGTCTACCGTCGCAGGCTTGA
- the coaD gene encoding pantetheine-phosphate adenylyltransferase, protein MSNVEKRQRIAVYPGSFDPLTHGHLDIARRGARLFDTLIVAVYAVPDKNLLFSVDERVQLWEEVIAAEGLANVRVEKFYGLVVEFVRSVGGSVIVKGLRSPNDFEAEFQQGLMNRKLAPEIETVCLLTNLQHLFVSSSLLKEVARLGGNVSDMLPPAVIKALLRKFGQSET, encoded by the coding sequence GTGAGCAACGTAGAGAAACGTCAACGGATTGCCGTTTATCCGGGCAGCTTTGACCCGCTCACGCACGGCCACCTGGATATTGCGCGGCGCGGCGCCCGCCTTTTCGATACGCTGATCGTGGCAGTCTACGCTGTTCCCGATAAGAACCTGCTCTTCTCTGTCGACGAGCGGGTGCAGCTCTGGGAAGAGGTCATTGCCGCCGAGGGCCTCGCCAATGTCCGCGTCGAGAAATTCTACGGTCTTGTTGTTGAATTCGTGCGCTCGGTGGGAGGCTCCGTCATTGTCAAGGGCCTGCGCTCCCCCAATGACTTCGAGGCCGAGTTTCAGCAAGGGCTGATGAATCGCAAATTGGCTCCAGAAATCGAGACCGTCTGTTTGCTGACGAATCTGCAGCATCTTTTTGTCAGCTCCTCCTTGCTCAAGGAAGTAGCCCGCTTAGGAGGGAATGTCAGCGACATGTTGCCGCCAGCGGTCATTAAAGCCCTGCTGCGCAAATTCGGCCAGAGCGAGACTTGA